The Perca fluviatilis chromosome 17, GENO_Pfluv_1.0, whole genome shotgun sequence region acaaaacgtacagcgaaagaccatgcaaaacatttcagaccgtcctgccaacctgtatacattttaacatcaatgtatgctgtaacgatttttcatTCTGAAgttgctgaaagctgctgctgttttgatCCTGTCGGCTATCTGCAGCAGGCGGGGCTCAGTTCCCCCGACAAATGACGCGtactcacacacaaacgcacacggtggatgcaggaaaaaacataAGTACAGGAttacctaaattgaggacagctacgctcgttattttAAGCACAATGTACAgtgttaaagtccaataagtaacGTTACTTCATCAAACCGTATGAAGGTATGTCCCAGCCCAGGCCAGAATAGGAAATTAACtgacaatgtaaagatcaacaagccactgacagatatggtcaaatttgattcattcaataaattatttttttgtcttaaatccaccagccttTTTCATATTatgccaacatttgcagcatcctgagacttgttggtaaggttactaggaaaactcagcacagagtagttttattctacccaaaataagtttcctttttatttttaaagaattataccaacaacaaaaaaaatcacaactttttttttgcaattttcactgtcttttgcaacttcattgcaacaaaaatacaaaagattttttttctacaaaagctcccacaaaatcaggcattttgggctgcAATAATCTAAAGAAAAGGcagcaaaatcctggagggactgataactgcttgcagttctagtacTGACCTTAATTGCTACAACACACTCTTGCTAATGCTTTGGCTTGTGACTTTCACAATCACAAATctttacaacagcaggtgtggtaaaaacactacagcTTTAGTCCAAAGGGGGCGCAAGAAtcaaaacaaactgaaagttccTCGTAGCTGATTTaattggaaaaaacaaaaattctaAACCATGTCATTTAATATGATCAATTTCAAATATATTCACATATTTCAATGCACTTTTACAAGTATCGTAAATAACTAAGAAAGtaacaaacatatttattatAGTGTGTATTCTGTGTACCAACCTTGAGGAAATGTTCAAATGTGATTCCCTCATAGAATTCATCAGGTTCCTGCATGTGAAAAGTGAAGTTACAGACAAACATTTAATCAAACTTAAAGTTATCTTGAGCTACAGCTCACATACCATGTGGCCCATTGAAATACTGGCCACCTCCAACATGGCTGCATCAGCAATGCTTTTGGCTGTGTCCTTCTCCAGTGCCTCGCTGAAAGATAACAGCTCCTCCACCACCTGGAcagatggggagagagagagagagagagagagagagagagagagagagagagagagagagagagagagagagagagagagagagagagagagagagagagagagagagagagagagagagagagagagagcatttttttctggtaattaaataactaaatataaaataaccaTATGGTATAGCCTATTTTGTATACTCCTGTGTGAATTAAATACTTGACAATTGAgtacttttttcattttattaactttagTGTAAAATGAACATAACATGCAAGGATCAGTTGTCCAGATGGTGTAAATATTGCCATATTGATGTTTAACATTGCGATGGAAACAATATAGAAAAGCACATATGACAGACATTTTTATATTGCTTTGACAATATATTTCATCAAATCGCCCAGCCCTTTTAAAATTCAGCTTAATATGTTTCAATTATGCTGATAAAAACAGACATAGATAACAGTAAAACTCACACAATAAACCTAGATGATTTCTTCAGACTGTGAGTAGAGATTGTTGTAATCTTCACTGGTTATAGGACGACCTAAGTTCATTTAAAAGGTTTAAAACGTCATGAGTTTTTAATCAACAGAAGTAAGCAGAGGCTTACATGTCTGTATTCCTCAAGGGTTATCGTCCCGTCGTTGTCTGCATCATGCATGTTGAATAAAACTGCAGAGagtaataatacaaatacatataaTAAACACAGCTATCAGTTCAACAGCTGTGTGTCAGCCAGAGATAATGTCAGGCATGTGATCATGTGATTTGAAGACACACATCTCAGTTTGTCCCTCCTGATGCTCTCACGCTGTTCCTGTGTCATGTGCAGTGACGGGGGCTTGAAATGGGACATAACCACCAGAAATTCCTTAAAGCCGATCTCCTCAACTGTACCCTCACCGTTCTGCCGAAAGTTTCTGAAGAAATATAGAAATGAGCGTACAGATCGTGCAGTTCTGACAATAACATGAAGCAAATTCTTGAATCTTATCTCGCTCCACATTACAAGTTCAGGCAACTTTCTAACCATTGTCACTGTACCTTCTGTCAAAGAAGGCCTCTA contains the following coding sequences:
- the tescb gene encoding tescalcin b, whose product is MGALQSLPGKPEYVDLAETTGFSFEQIGILHNRFKQLSHNEETLLRDHFNKIPDLACNPIRLQIIEAFFDRRNFRQNGEGTVEEIGFKEFLVVMSHFKPPSLHMTQEQRESIRRDKLRFLFNMHDADNDGTITLEEYRHVVEELLSFSEALEKDTAKSIADAAMLEVASISMGHMEPDEFYEGITFEHFLKLLNGFEIESKMNIRFLNMDTTTLCK